One part of the Streptomyces ferrugineus genome encodes these proteins:
- a CDS encoding 3'-5' exonuclease, translating to MNFGTWPALLVVDVEGNGTTPPDLVEVAALPVRDGSLDKTTAKAWLTRPNRPVTAFATRVHGLSNKDLADKPAWSEIADQVHAFMGTAWICAHNAHVDYGVLRAHLPGWEPAGVLDTLRLAKKTFPGLGGYGLDALIKHLQPDLSEAPAQRHRATFDAFATAQLLIAMASRYETWDQLIAAAVPPGLPGAPEPEKDPTLW from the coding sequence ATGAACTTCGGCACCTGGCCCGCGCTGCTCGTCGTCGACGTCGAAGGCAACGGCACTACGCCGCCCGATCTCGTCGAGGTCGCAGCCCTGCCCGTCCGGGACGGCAGCCTCGACAAGACTACCGCGAAGGCGTGGCTCACCCGCCCCAACCGGCCGGTCACCGCCTTCGCCACCCGCGTGCACGGCTTGTCGAACAAGGACTTGGCCGACAAGCCGGCATGGTCGGAGATCGCGGACCAGGTGCACGCCTTCATGGGAACGGCCTGGATCTGTGCGCACAACGCACACGTTGACTACGGCGTGCTGCGTGCGCACCTGCCGGGCTGGGAGCCCGCCGGCGTCCTCGACACGCTCCGGCTCGCCAAGAAGACCTTCCCGGGCCTGGGCGGCTATGGCCTGGACGCCCTCATCAAGCACCTGCAGCCCGACCTGAGCGAGGCCCCCGCCCAGCGGCACAGGGCCACGTTCGACGCCTTCGCCACGGCCCAGCTCCTCATCGCCATGGCCTCCCGATACGAGACCTGGGACCAGTTGATCGCCGCGGCTGTGCCGCCCGGCCTGCCCGGTGCCCCTGAACCAGAAAAGGACCCGACTCTGTGGTGA
- a CDS encoding AAA family ATPase has protein sequence MTSYQPIRIGVLGTHSTGKTTLLKRIEMELRGHGMTVARTGRLGKRAAEAGLPKMQHHTAQSTEWIITQGVADEIAALALGAEVVLVDRASYDALAYWHAALEFRGGTAPRLERERLLALAATQLPKYDLLFATMLDEEVPVDTSHDYDPRYRKLVDQHAHRLLADDGIPHQRVTSDPDSHAHAVNVAVERCLKEALV, from the coding sequence GTGACCTCCTACCAGCCCATCCGGATCGGCGTGCTCGGCACGCATTCCACCGGCAAGACGACGCTCCTGAAGCGCATCGAGATGGAGCTGCGCGGCCACGGCATGACCGTGGCCCGCACCGGTCGACTCGGCAAGCGCGCTGCGGAAGCCGGCCTGCCGAAGATGCAGCACCACACCGCGCAGTCCACCGAGTGGATCATCACGCAGGGAGTCGCCGACGAGATCGCCGCGCTCGCCCTGGGCGCGGAAGTCGTCCTCGTCGACCGGGCCTCGTACGATGCCCTCGCCTACTGGCACGCCGCGCTGGAGTTCCGCGGGGGGACTGCGCCCCGCCTTGAGCGCGAACGCCTGTTGGCGCTCGCCGCCACGCAACTGCCGAAGTATGACCTGCTGTTCGCGACCATGCTCGACGAGGAAGTGCCCGTCGACACGAGCCACGACTACGACCCCCGCTACCGCAAGCTCGTCGACCAGCACGCGCACCGCCTCCTGGCCGACGACGGCATCCCCCACCAGCGAGTGACCAGTGACCCCGACAGCCACGCCCACGCCGTCAACGTCGCCGTTGAGCGCTGTCTGAAGGAGGCGCTGGTATGA